The Calditrichota bacterium genome includes a region encoding these proteins:
- a CDS encoding FAD-binding oxidoreductase, protein MEIETKWWGWGDVHKSYDLTHRPHFWPYLRSRLDIPDHPVLPPPSMDDITISPPRLSGTVLESLKDILPVTGMDHSKEARLIHAYGKSYHDLIRIRKKIMTQVPDVVLFPENETEIEGIINWAATNRVALVPWGGGTSVVGGVEAVSSKGQAGLAAVDLKRMNRILTLDRQSLLADCEAGIRGPELEQQLQKKGLTLAHYPESFEFSSLGGWVAARSAGQQSTKYGKIEDMVESIRLISPSGMLETPHVPAAANGPDLDQLILGSEGILGVISRVRVRLKPLPERKQYTALLFRSFDEGAAAVQKILQSGLRPATIRLSDAEETDFVFSLLEEKSNRWANAFQTLGLNYLKKRGFLPHQRSFMILGLEGTVASVKTEWRQIRKIIRTYRPFNLGEKTARQWYDHRFENPYLRDILMNYDILVDTLETATEWENFQHLYEAGRKAILGTFKKLGIKGVVTVHLSHVYPTGASLYFIILATPHAGKELNEWWEIKRAASDAIVQNGGTISHHHGIGLDHRPWLLPELGTSSVEIIRKLKQALDPEGLMNPKKLLPDD, encoded by the coding sequence ATGGAAATTGAAACCAAGTGGTGGGGCTGGGGAGATGTCCACAAATCTTACGATCTCACCCATCGCCCTCATTTTTGGCCCTATTTACGTTCCCGTTTGGATATTCCTGATCACCCGGTTCTTCCTCCCCCGTCGATGGATGACATCACCATTTCTCCCCCCCGGTTATCCGGGACCGTTCTGGAATCGCTAAAGGATATCCTGCCTGTTACCGGAATGGATCATTCTAAAGAGGCCCGTCTCATTCACGCCTACGGAAAAAGCTACCACGATTTGATTCGCATCCGGAAAAAAATAATGACACAGGTTCCGGATGTTGTTTTGTTTCCTGAGAATGAAACAGAAATAGAAGGAATCATAAACTGGGCGGCGACAAACAGAGTGGCTCTTGTTCCCTGGGGAGGAGGCACAAGCGTGGTTGGCGGTGTGGAGGCCGTTTCTTCAAAGGGGCAGGCCGGTTTGGCCGCCGTGGATCTGAAACGAATGAACCGCATCCTCACCCTTGATCGGCAGTCGCTGCTGGCCGATTGCGAGGCAGGGATTCGGGGGCCGGAGCTGGAACAACAGCTTCAGAAAAAGGGGCTCACCCTGGCGCACTATCCGGAATCCTTTGAATTCTCCAGCCTGGGCGGCTGGGTGGCTGCGCGTTCCGCAGGCCAGCAATCCACGAAATATGGTAAAATTGAGGACATGGTTGAGAGCATCCGGTTGATTTCCCCTTCCGGGATGCTTGAAACGCCTCACGTTCCTGCGGCCGCCAACGGGCCCGATCTGGATCAACTCATTCTGGGATCGGAAGGAATTCTGGGCGTGATTTCCCGGGTGCGCGTTCGGTTGAAACCGCTTCCCGAACGAAAACAGTACACGGCCCTTCTTTTCCGTTCCTTTGACGAGGGTGCCGCGGCCGTCCAAAAGATTCTGCAAAGCGGCCTGCGTCCGGCAACCATCCGTCTTTCGGATGCAGAAGAAACCGATTTTGTCTTTTCTCTTCTTGAGGAGAAATCGAATCGATGGGCCAATGCATTTCAAACCCTTGGCCTGAATTATCTTAAAAAACGGGGATTTCTTCCTCACCAGCGTTCTTTCATGATTTTGGGGCTGGAGGGAACGGTTGCCTCCGTAAAAACGGAATGGCGGCAAATTCGGAAAATTATTCGCACGTACAGGCCTTTCAATCTCGGAGAAAAGACGGCCCGGCAATGGTACGATCACCGTTTCGAAAACCCCTATCTGCGCGATATCCTGATGAATTACGACATTTTGGTGGATACGCTGGAAACGGCCACCGAATGGGAAAACTTCCAACATTTGTACGAGGCCGGTCGAAAGGCCATTTTGGGAACATTTAAAAAACTGGGAATCAAGGGTGTTGTAACCGTCCACCTGTCCCATGTGTACCCGACCGGGGCATCCCTTTATTTTATTATTTTGGCCACGCCGCATGCGGGTAAGGAACTGAATGAGTGGTGGGAGATCAAGCGTGCCGCGTCGGATGCCATTGTTCAAAATGGGGGCACCATCAGCCATCACCACGGCATTGGTTTGGATCACAGGCCGTGGCTGCTCCCTGAACTCGGGACGTCCAGCGTGGAAATTATCCGAAAATTGAAGCAGGCGCTGGACCCGGAAGGACTCATGAATCCGAAAAAACTTTTGCCGGATGACTAA
- the glpD gene encoding glycerol-3-phosphate dehydrogenase — translation MKPPDGLAESLDFSPEIRNQNIQKMETDSFDILVVGGGITGAGIARDAALRGYKTALIEKDDFAAGTSSKSSKLVHGGFRYLKQREFGLVHEALVERKTLMDIAPHIVHPTKCLLPIYENSAESPFLIHIGMWLYDLLAFTKNIGRHRMVSARELAILEPELRQDGLKKGAEYYDCKEDDFRLVMATIQSAAQYGAVIANYVKAVDAIYENGRVAGVQARNQLTGESVSIRARVIANATGPWSDAVRKTLFKDITPNVRTTKGVHLIVKHSDLPITRAFMQFAIQDGRPIFAIPWNTLVLLGTTDTDYTGDPDRILTERSDVDYLLESFNYYFPKANLTDDKILSAFAGLRPLLREEGKSASEVTREHKIFETPENFFSIVGGKLTTYRVMAKDMVNRLAKHLERAFHIVPKNPRCLTDKFPLYGGDISSYEHFRQEQVKQLIVQEGFSHDIAEHFVESYGTRIPDILEAIQKTPGGKERIHPNLPHVWGELTYALDHEMTVALDDFLIRRTHIFSLEKNQGLDVYPEIAEKLQARLGWSDEEKQRQIDRLKLKVQLTQYFREGT, via the coding sequence ATGAAACCACCTGATGGACTGGCCGAGAGCCTGGACTTTTCACCTGAAATTCGCAATCAAAATATTCAAAAAATGGAAACGGATTCTTTTGATATCCTGGTTGTCGGAGGAGGAATTACCGGCGCGGGGATTGCCAGAGATGCCGCGCTCCGGGGATATAAAACGGCGTTGATTGAAAAGGATGATTTCGCGGCCGGAACCAGCAGTAAATCCTCCAAGCTGGTGCACGGGGGATTCCGGTATCTTAAGCAGCGGGAGTTTGGGCTGGTTCACGAAGCCCTGGTCGAACGAAAAACGCTGATGGATATTGCGCCGCACATTGTCCATCCTACAAAATGTCTGCTCCCGATTTATGAAAATTCGGCTGAGTCGCCATTTTTGATTCATATTGGAATGTGGCTGTACGATCTTTTAGCCTTCACCAAAAACATCGGCCGGCACCGGATGGTCTCGGCCCGGGAGCTGGCGATTCTGGAGCCGGAATTACGGCAGGATGGTCTCAAAAAGGGGGCCGAATATTACGATTGCAAAGAGGACGATTTTCGTCTGGTGATGGCCACCATTCAATCGGCGGCCCAGTACGGGGCGGTGATTGCCAATTACGTGAAAGCTGTGGACGCGATTTACGAAAACGGGCGGGTGGCGGGCGTGCAGGCCAGAAATCAGCTGACGGGCGAATCGGTCTCCATTCGGGCCAGGGTAATCGCCAATGCCACCGGTCCCTGGAGCGATGCGGTGCGGAAAACCCTGTTCAAAGATATCACGCCCAACGTCCGCACCACCAAAGGCGTTCATTTAATTGTTAAACATTCTGACCTGCCCATCACCCGCGCGTTTATGCAATTTGCCATTCAGGACGGCCGTCCGATTTTTGCCATTCCCTGGAACACACTGGTGCTGCTGGGCACCACCGACACCGACTACACGGGAGATCCCGATCGGATTCTGACGGAGCGAAGCGATGTGGACTATCTGCTGGAATCCTTTAATTACTATTTTCCCAAAGCCAATTTGACGGATGATAAAATTCTATCTGCCTTTGCGGGGTTGCGGCCGCTGCTTCGGGAGGAAGGAAAATCGGCTTCGGAGGTCACGCGGGAACACAAAATATTTGAAACGCCCGAAAACTTCTTCTCCATTGTGGGTGGAAAACTCACCACCTACCGCGTGATGGCAAAGGATATGGTGAATCGGCTGGCCAAACACCTGGAACGAGCGTTTCATATCGTTCCCAAAAATCCCCGGTGTCTGACGGATAAATTTCCTCTTTACGGAGGCGATATTTCCAGCTACGAGCATTTTCGGCAGGAGCAGGTCAAACAACTGATTGTGCAGGAGGGATTTTCTCACGATATTGCCGAACATTTTGTGGAATCGTACGGAACCCGCATTCCGGATATTCTGGAAGCCATTCAAAAGACGCCCGGCGGCAAAGAACGTATTCACCCCAACCTGCCTCACGTGTGGGGCGAACTGACCTACGCTCTCGACCACGAAATGACGGTAGCTCTGGACGATTTTCTTATCCGGCGAACGCATATTTTTTCACTGGAAAAAAACCAGGGGTTGGACGTGTATCCTGAGATTGCCGAAAAACTCCAGGCGCGCCTGGGCTGGTCGGACGAGGAGAAACAACGGCAAATCGATCGTTTGAAATTGAAGGTGCAATTGACACAATATTTTCGCGAAGGAACGTAA
- a CDS encoding thiamine pyrophosphate-dependent dehydrogenase E1 component subunit alpha, whose protein sequence is MPKSKKENPITFRKDDIPSLEFSHEDFLNLYYFMKLSREIELRVINLYRQGKILGGVYSGIGHEAISVGSTFVLGEEDILLPMHRDMGAHLVKGQTVERILAQYLGKEAGVTRGRDGNMHHGDLSRGIVGMISHLAAMIPVAAGVALASKLQKKNRVALTFVGDGGSNVGDFHEGLNFAGALKLPMVLVIENNQFAYSTPISKQTAAKNLVDRAAGYGIPGVIVDGNDVLAVAKVCREAVERARAGRGPTLIEAKTMRMRGHSEHDDHAYVPPELLETWKGRDPIQQYERFLTENTLWTSDEREEIEARVKKEVDDGVDFAEKSPFPRGEQALEDVYAPVE, encoded by the coding sequence ATGCCGAAATCAAAAAAAGAAAACCCAATTACATTTAGAAAAGACGATATTCCTTCCTTGGAATTTTCTCATGAGGATTTTTTAAATCTCTATTATTTCATGAAATTATCCCGTGAAATCGAATTGCGGGTTATTAATTTATACCGACAGGGGAAAATTCTGGGCGGCGTTTACTCCGGCATTGGACACGAAGCCATTTCGGTTGGGAGCACATTCGTTCTGGGTGAAGAGGATATTCTTTTGCCCATGCATCGGGATATGGGGGCACATCTGGTGAAGGGCCAAACCGTTGAGCGTATCCTGGCACAATATCTGGGTAAAGAGGCCGGAGTCACCCGCGGCCGCGATGGTAATATGCACCACGGCGACCTGAGCCGGGGGATAGTGGGAATGATCAGCCATCTGGCAGCGATGATCCCGGTGGCAGCCGGTGTGGCGCTGGCAAGTAAATTGCAGAAGAAAAATCGCGTCGCCCTCACCTTTGTGGGGGATGGCGGAAGCAATGTGGGCGATTTTCACGAAGGATTGAATTTCGCGGGCGCCCTCAAACTGCCGATGGTTTTGGTGATTGAGAATAATCAGTTTGCGTACTCCACACCTATTTCCAAACAAACAGCGGCCAAAAATCTGGTAGACCGGGCAGCCGGCTACGGGATTCCCGGCGTGATAGTCGATGGAAATGATGTTCTGGCTGTGGCTAAAGTTTGCCGGGAGGCTGTGGAGCGGGCGCGTGCCGGTCGGGGGCCCACCCTGATTGAAGCTAAAACCATGCGGATGCGGGGACATTCTGAGCACGATGACCACGCGTATGTTCCGCCGGAATTGTTGGAAACGTGGAAGGGTCGGGATCCGATTCAGCAGTACGAACGTTTTCTTACTGAAAACACGCTCTGGACATCCGATGAGCGGGAAGAAATAGAGGCCCGGGTAAAAAAAGAGGTGGATGATGGGGTGGATTTTGCAGAAAAGAGCCCGTTTCCGCGCGGAGAGCAGGCGCTTGAGGATGTCTACGCGCCGGTGGAATAA
- the lipB gene encoding lipoyl(octanoyl) transferase LipB, with translation MDTKKSRLLWFKNLGKLDYGTAWKLQKRLVQLRLQGEIPDTLLLVEHPPTITLGRTAHAENLRIDPAERVRRRIALFSVDRGGDVTFHGPGQLVGYPVIDLQNHRPDVLVYLRSLEDVLIRSLKPFGIAADRLPGYTGVWVQNEKIAAIGVRVSRWITSHGFALNVNTNLDSFDWIVPCGIRDKKVTSMEKILGHPLDLGAVREEVKNAFRDVFNGFLQEAPDWIVKSGEDERQSSQKDEMIKEDGYAEIKKRKPNYI, from the coding sequence TTGGACACTAAAAAAAGCCGTCTCCTTTGGTTTAAAAATCTTGGAAAATTGGATTACGGGACGGCGTGGAAACTGCAAAAGAGGCTGGTTCAGCTTCGACTACAAGGGGAGATTCCGGACACCCTGCTTTTGGTTGAGCATCCGCCTACGATCACCCTCGGCAGAACGGCCCATGCTGAAAATCTGCGCATCGATCCGGCGGAACGTGTAAGACGCCGCATTGCCCTTTTTTCCGTAGACCGCGGCGGGGACGTAACCTTTCATGGGCCGGGACAACTGGTTGGGTATCCCGTTATCGATCTCCAGAATCACCGGCCGGATGTGCTGGTGTACCTGCGTTCGCTGGAAGACGTCCTGATTCGTTCTCTAAAGCCCTTTGGAATTGCGGCAGACCGGCTGCCCGGGTACACGGGTGTCTGGGTTCAAAACGAGAAAATCGCGGCCATTGGGGTTCGGGTATCGCGCTGGATTACCAGCCACGGTTTTGCTTTGAATGTGAACACCAATCTGGATTCTTTCGATTGGATTGTGCCGTGCGGCATTCGGGATAAAAAGGTCACCTCCATGGAGAAAATTCTCGGGCACCCGCTGGATTTGGGTGCGGTTCGGGAAGAAGTGAAAAACGCCTTTCGCGACGTTTTCAACGGATTTTTGCAGGAGGCCCCGGACTGGATTGTAAAGAGCGGGGAAGACGAGCGTCAGAGCTCTCAAAAAGACGAAATGATAAAAGAGGACGGTTATGCCGAAATCAAAAAAAGAAAACCCAATTACATTTAG
- a CDS encoding diacylglycerol kinase family lipid kinase, protein MHTCFIVNPVSAGGSTGKKWPEIEALLKKNYAFEFEVVFTQSPLHATRLTREALRRGTERIVGIGGDGTLNEIVNGFFEGDGLINPEAVLGVLEIGTGADFIKTLGQQPTVGQAILHLNEARSQTIDVGKAEFLTPENKTETRYFLNILDFGLGGAVVERVNRTTKRFGGKISFLVGILSTLLTFKNKHIRYRLDDGNWQSGMFNDIVVANGRYFGGGLFPAPEALLDDGLFDVVFLGDVGRLEAVLNLSKLRKGTHFENPKVSLTRARRIEAQSEETVFVDMDGELVGTLPLKVLILPQKLRILI, encoded by the coding sequence ATGCACACCTGTTTCATTGTCAATCCGGTTTCAGCCGGAGGAAGCACGGGCAAAAAATGGCCCGAAATTGAAGCCCTTCTTAAAAAGAATTACGCCTTTGAGTTTGAGGTTGTCTTTACGCAAAGCCCCTTGCATGCGACCCGGCTCACCCGCGAGGCCCTTCGCCGGGGGACGGAGCGGATTGTGGGTATCGGAGGCGATGGAACCCTCAACGAAATCGTGAACGGCTTTTTTGAAGGGGACGGCCTGATTAATCCGGAAGCCGTACTGGGAGTTCTGGAGATCGGGACGGGTGCCGATTTTATCAAAACGCTGGGCCAACAGCCAACGGTCGGGCAGGCCATCCTGCATTTGAATGAGGCCCGGTCGCAGACCATTGATGTGGGAAAAGCCGAATTTCTGACCCCGGAGAATAAAACGGAAACACGCTATTTTTTGAATATCCTGGACTTCGGACTGGGCGGTGCTGTGGTTGAGCGGGTAAACCGCACCACGAAACGATTTGGCGGGAAAATTTCGTTTCTGGTGGGCATCTTGTCGACGTTGCTTACATTTAAAAATAAACACATCCGCTACCGGCTCGATGACGGAAACTGGCAGTCCGGCATGTTCAACGACATTGTTGTGGCCAACGGACGGTATTTTGGAGGCGGTCTTTTTCCGGCTCCGGAAGCCCTCTTGGATGACGGCCTTTTTGATGTGGTTTTTCTGGGCGATGTGGGGCGGCTGGAGGCCGTTCTGAATCTGTCCAAACTTCGAAAGGGCACGCATTTCGAAAATCCGAAGGTTTCTCTGACACGGGCCCGCAGGATTGAGGCCCAGTCGGAAGAAACCGTTTTCGTGGATATGGACGGCGAGTTGGTGGGAACGCTTCCGTTAAAAGTTTTGATTTTGCCTCAAAAATTGCGTATATTGATTTAA
- a CDS encoding peptide MFS transporter, whose translation MLKNHPKGLKVLFLTEMWERFGFYTMLAVLVLYMTHDFGWDEHKMGQIYGLFLGFVYFTPLIGGWIADRILGYRRTIMLGAVTLAVGYAMLAIPHPSELFFYLSLVVIVLGNGLFKANISVLVGNLYPPDSPLKDESYNIFYMGINVGALFAPFAASFMRNTFSFNAAFGVAAAGMVVSLLTFEFGKKYYMVEGRRPQENKAQEITISKKQEKERIWALLTIFAIVIFFWMSFHQNGFALTLFADRATKPIISPELYQVFNPMFILILTPLIVGMFAALRKRGKEPSTPAKIGIGMLLAGTAFLIMVIASLDGGNLDNHSLSPSWLISTYFVMTIAELFLSPMGLSFVSKIAPARMRGTMMGGWFTATAIGNYLSGFIGSFYGTWKHSTFFAVLVTASLFSAFLVLIFLKKLKHATRSEIDALPAEEAEAIA comes from the coding sequence ATGTTAAAAAATCACCCCAAGGGATTAAAGGTCCTGTTTTTGACAGAAATGTGGGAACGGTTTGGGTTCTACACGATGCTGGCTGTTTTGGTTCTGTACATGACACACGATTTTGGCTGGGATGAGCACAAAATGGGCCAAATTTATGGTCTGTTTTTGGGATTCGTTTATTTTACTCCCCTTATCGGCGGCTGGATAGCCGACCGGATATTGGGGTATCGCCGAACCATCATGCTGGGTGCGGTCACGCTTGCCGTGGGCTATGCCATGCTGGCGATTCCACACCCCAGTGAGCTTTTCTTCTATTTGAGTTTGGTTGTTATTGTTCTGGGTAATGGGTTGTTCAAAGCCAATATTTCGGTGCTGGTGGGCAATCTCTACCCGCCCGACAGTCCGTTGAAGGATGAAAGCTACAATATTTTTTATATGGGAATAAATGTGGGTGCCCTGTTTGCACCCTTTGCGGCCAGTTTTATGCGGAATACCTTCAGCTTTAATGCCGCTTTCGGCGTGGCTGCTGCCGGAATGGTTGTGAGCCTGCTCACCTTTGAATTCGGGAAAAAATACTACATGGTTGAAGGCCGGCGGCCCCAGGAAAACAAGGCGCAGGAAATTACAATTTCAAAAAAACAGGAGAAAGAACGCATCTGGGCACTTCTCACGATTTTCGCCATAGTGATTTTTTTCTGGATGTCATTTCACCAGAACGGGTTCGCCCTGACGCTTTTTGCGGATCGCGCCACCAAGCCGATTATCTCTCCGGAATTGTACCAGGTTTTTAATCCGATGTTTATTTTGATCTTGACGCCTCTGATTGTCGGCATGTTTGCCGCGCTTCGCAAACGGGGCAAGGAACCCTCCACGCCGGCAAAGATTGGAATCGGGATGCTGCTGGCGGGAACCGCATTTCTAATCATGGTTATTGCATCTCTGGACGGTGGAAATCTGGACAATCATTCCCTGTCCCCCTCCTGGTTGATTTCGACCTATTTTGTCATGACGATTGCCGAGCTCTTTTTGAGCCCGATGGGGCTCTCCTTTGTGTCCAAGATTGCCCCGGCCCGCATGCGCGGAACCATGATGGGCGGCTGGTTTACAGCCACGGCTATCGGCAATTATCTTTCCGGTTTCATCGGCAGTTTTTACGGCACCTGGAAACACAGCACCTTTTTTGCCGTGCTGGTTACCGCGAGTTTGTTTTCGGCCTTCTTGGTGCTGATTTTCCTGAAAAAGCTCAAACATGCCACCCGAAGTGAGATTGATGCGCTGCCAGCAGAGGAGGCGGAAGCCATCGCTTGA
- the trxB gene encoding thioredoxin-disulfide reductase produces MRYKLVILGSGPAGLTAAIYASRAQLDPLVVEGVEPGGQLMITSTVENFPGFPEGILGPQLMMAIREQAENFGTGFLRDHVESVDLSKRPFTVQLSEETVLADALIIATGASANWLGLESEKELRGFGVSACATCDGFFFKNQEVVVVGGGDSAMEDAIYLTRFATKVTVVHRRDQLRASRYMQEKALKNDKIQFIWNTVVTDILGTKEDGVTGIRLKNRVTGEVFDYATNGVFIAIGHTPNTQVFRGQLDMDEKGYIRTECKSTKTSVPGVFAAGDVQDSVYRQAISAAGTGCMAALDAEHFLGEQD; encoded by the coding sequence ATGCGGTACAAATTGGTGATTCTCGGTTCCGGACCGGCCGGATTAACGGCGGCCATTTACGCCTCTCGGGCCCAATTGGACCCCCTGGTAGTGGAAGGGGTGGAGCCCGGCGGGCAGCTGATGATTACCTCAACCGTGGAGAATTTCCCGGGTTTTCCCGAGGGTATTCTGGGGCCGCAGCTCATGATGGCTATTCGGGAGCAGGCTGAAAACTTTGGTACAGGATTCTTGCGGGATCATGTGGAGAGCGTGGATCTCTCCAAGCGCCCGTTCACGGTTCAGCTGAGTGAAGAAACCGTTTTGGCAGATGCCCTGATTATTGCAACCGGTGCATCGGCCAACTGGCTGGGGTTGGAATCGGAAAAGGAACTGCGGGGATTCGGCGTGTCCGCCTGTGCCACGTGCGATGGGTTTTTCTTTAAGAATCAGGAGGTTGTTGTTGTCGGCGGCGGAGACTCTGCGATGGAAGATGCCATTTATTTAACCCGTTTTGCCACAAAGGTAACCGTCGTGCACCGCCGCGATCAGTTGCGGGCCTCCCGCTACATGCAGGAAAAAGCACTTAAAAACGACAAAATTCAGTTTATCTGGAACACCGTTGTCACGGATATTCTTGGCACGAAAGAGGACGGCGTAACGGGAATTCGATTGAAGAATAGAGTCACGGGTGAGGTTTTTGATTATGCAACGAATGGTGTTTTTATCGCCATCGGGCACACCCCCAATACACAGGTGTTCCGGGGGCAACTGGACATGGACGAAAAGGGGTATATCCGAACCGAATGCAAATCCACAAAAACCTCTGTGCCGGGTGTGTTTGCTGCGGGCGATGTACAGGATTCTGTCTACCGCCAGGCGATTTCGGCGGCGGGAACCGGCTGTATGGCTGCTCTGGATGCCGAACACTTTTTGGGTGAACAGGATTGA
- a CDS encoding 2-oxo acid dehydrogenase subunit E2, giving the protein MKIDVVMPQMGESVAEGTIVTWLKKAGDWVEKDEILLEISTDKVDTEIPSPAQGKLVEILVPEGETVPVGTVIARIESEEAEEPEQPVPETTVSSERAEIRFEKKPSAVRKETGRKTGKRFYSPVVRAIANSEGLTAEMLEAIPGSGAGNRVTKKDILDYIARRREGFGIAEAPQAYSEKIADVANQPILHSAEDEIVPMNHIRKAIARHMTQSLFTAPHVTSVHEADITGIMERIEKEQEEFREKEQVPLTLTAFVVEAAVQALKEFPIVNASIDGENIVYHKSIHIGIAVAVENGLVVPVIRHAEEKNFLGIARAVADLANRARTKQLSPDEVTGSTFSITNYGVFGTILGTPIINQPNAAILGIGAARKRPVVVNDAIAIRWIMYPSLTYDHRLIDGATGGQFMKRFVELLENYSVNK; this is encoded by the coding sequence ATGAAAATCGATGTCGTTATGCCCCAGATGGGGGAAAGCGTGGCCGAAGGAACCATTGTTACCTGGTTGAAAAAAGCCGGTGATTGGGTTGAGAAGGATGAAATCTTACTGGAAATTTCAACCGATAAGGTGGACACGGAGATTCCATCGCCAGCGCAGGGGAAACTGGTGGAAATTCTGGTTCCGGAAGGAGAAACGGTTCCGGTGGGAACGGTGATTGCGCGAATTGAATCGGAAGAGGCAGAAGAACCGGAACAGCCCGTTCCGGAAACAACGGTTTCCTCAGAACGGGCCGAAATCAGATTCGAAAAAAAACCATCAGCAGTCAGAAAAGAAACGGGGCGGAAAACCGGAAAACGGTTTTATTCGCCGGTGGTTCGGGCCATTGCCAATTCGGAAGGTCTTACGGCCGAAATGCTGGAGGCGATTCCCGGTTCCGGTGCCGGAAACCGGGTGACCAAAAAAGACATTCTGGATTACATTGCCCGCAGGCGGGAAGGCTTCGGTATTGCAGAGGCGCCGCAGGCTTATTCCGAAAAAATAGCCGATGTGGCGAATCAGCCGATTCTTCATTCCGCTGAAGATGAAATCGTTCCCATGAATCATATCCGAAAGGCCATAGCCCGGCACATGACCCAGAGCCTGTTCACGGCCCCCCACGTGACATCCGTACACGAGGCGGACATTACCGGAATTATGGAACGCATTGAAAAGGAACAAGAGGAGTTCAGAGAAAAAGAACAGGTTCCGCTCACACTCACCGCCTTTGTGGTGGAAGCGGCTGTTCAGGCGCTCAAAGAATTCCCGATTGTGAACGCGTCCATCGACGGTGAAAACATTGTGTACCACAAATCCATTCACATCGGGATAGCGGTGGCTGTGGAGAATGGGTTGGTTGTGCCCGTTATTCGGCATGCGGAAGAGAAAAATTTTCTTGGCATTGCCCGTGCGGTGGCGGATTTGGCGAACCGGGCGCGCACGAAGCAGTTGTCCCCCGATGAGGTGACCGGCAGTACGTTTTCGATTACCAATTATGGCGTATTTGGCACGATTCTGGGGACGCCGATTATTAATCAACCCAATGCAGCCATTCTCGGAATCGGCGCCGCACGAAAGCGGCCGGTGGTTGTAAATGATGCCATCGCCATTCGGTGGATAATGTATCCGTCTCTTACCTACGACCATCGGTTGATTGACGGGGCCACAGGCGGGCAGTTCATGAAACGTTTTGTGGAGTTACTGGAGAATTATTCTGTAAATAAGTGA
- a CDS encoding alpha-ketoacid dehydrogenase subunit beta has product MAETTYLEAIKQGLREELLRDERVFLLGEDIGVYGGAFKVTKGLVEEFGEERIIDTPLSESAIIGAAMGAAVMGMRPVAEIQFSDFSTNAFTQIVNNVAKAHYRYGAVVPLTIRCPSGGNVHGGPYHSQNPEAWFTQVPGLKVVAPSTAYDAKGLIKAAIRDNNPVIFFEHKYLYRRIKETLPNEDFIVPIGKAKVQREGQDMSIITYGAMVHYSLEAAQILEKEGISVEVVDLRSLLPFDKDRILESVKKTSRVLVAYEAPLTGGFGGEIAAVIADEGFEFLDAPVRRIASLDTPVPFSPPLEEFYMPNPEKIAEAARNLMAY; this is encoded by the coding sequence ATGGCAGAAACAACCTATCTGGAAGCCATTAAACAGGGATTGCGGGAAGAGCTGCTGCGCGATGAACGGGTGTTCTTGCTTGGCGAGGATATCGGCGTGTACGGGGGCGCTTTTAAAGTAACCAAGGGGCTTGTGGAAGAATTTGGCGAAGAACGAATCATCGATACCCCGCTCTCAGAGTCGGCAATCATTGGAGCCGCCATGGGTGCGGCCGTCATGGGGATGCGCCCGGTGGCCGAAATCCAATTCTCCGATTTTTCGACCAATGCCTTCACGCAAATTGTGAACAATGTGGCCAAGGCTCACTATCGTTACGGAGCCGTTGTTCCGCTGACCATTCGCTGCCCGTCCGGGGGAAATGTGCACGGCGGACCCTACCATTCCCAAAATCCGGAGGCGTGGTTCACACAGGTGCCCGGATTAAAAGTGGTGGCGCCGTCCACGGCTTACGATGCGAAGGGACTCATCAAGGCAGCCATTCGTGATAACAATCCCGTTATTTTCTTTGAACATAAATACTTGTACCGGCGCATTAAGGAAACGCTTCCGAATGAGGATTTTATCGTGCCCATTGGCAAGGCCAAAGTTCAGCGGGAAGGACAGGATATGTCTATCATTACGTATGGCGCCATGGTTCACTATTCCCTGGAAGCCGCGCAGATCCTGGAAAAGGAGGGTATTTCAGTGGAAGTGGTGGACTTGCGTTCCCTCCTTCCGTTCGACAAAGACCGGATTCTCGAATCGGTGAAAAAAACGAGCCGGGTGCTTGTGGCTTACGAGGCGCCCCTTACCGGCGGATTTGGAGGGGAAATTGCAGCCGTTATTGCGGATGAAGGGTTTGAGTTCCTGGACGCACCCGTGCGGCGGATAGCTTCGCTGGATACGCCCGTGCCCTTCAGCCCCCCGCTGGAGGAATTTTACATGCCCAATCCGGAAAAGATTGCGGAAGCGGCGCGTAACCTGATGGCTTACTGA